Proteins co-encoded in one Podospora pseudoanserina strain CBS 124.78 chromosome 7 map unlocalized CBS124.78p_7, whole genome shotgun sequence genomic window:
- a CDS encoding uncharacterized protein (EggNog:ENOG503NWRZ; COG:A; COG:B; COG:O), with product MAPVPMDLDDASPALRGLGGVNGPPTAPVTEVIANFRPTKLFNREDIEDNKSNPYILSIDFDDPGELCMTSESDRTIQIYNVKEGRHDKMLISKKYGVKLAKFTHTSSSVIYASTRENDAIRYLATHDSSFIRYFDGHEGAVTCLTMHPGTDNFISCSLDNTVRLWNTQTKNWTGTLYLNTPYLSAWDPSGQVFAVASPSSGSILLYDYRNYHKAPFSTFDLVKARGPADPEMAFRGWTKLEFSNDGKHILLGSRGNGHFLLDSFDGSLKAFLRKPNGGTRRLAAGENDGGHVESSGECCFTPDGRYVLSGGKSDLLVWDTLMTPDSKQVLEPAHILEEKREAAVVAYNPRYNMIATADQELLFWLPDPPNS from the exons ATGGCGCCCGTACCGATGGACCTCGACGACGCGTCTCCTGCCTTGCGGGGTCTAGGTGGTGTGAATGGCCCTCCCACTGCACCAGTCACCGAGGTGATTGCAAACTTCAGGCCAACCAAGCTGTTCAATCGTGAAGACATCGAGGACAACAAGTCGAATCCTTACATTCTCTCGATCGATTTCGACGACCCGGGCGAGCTTTGCATGACCTCTGAGAGCGATAGGACGATTCAGATCTACAATGTCAAAGAGGGTCGACATGACAAGATGCTCATCAGCAAGAAGTATGGTGTGAAGCTTGCCAAGTTCACCCACACAAGTTCAAGTGTCATTTACGCCAGTACTCGCGAAAATG ACGCGATCAGATATCTCGCAACCCACGACAGCTCCTTCATCCGCTACTTTGACGGCCACGAAGGCGCCGTGACCTGTCTCACCATGCACCCGGGCACCGACAACTTTATCTCCTGCAGCCTTGACAACACGGTTAGGTTATGGAACACCCAAACCAAGAACTGGACCGGTACACTCTATCTCAACACCCCCTACCTGTCGGCGTGGGACCCGTCGGGCCAGGTGTTCGCGGTTGCTAGCCCTAGCAGCGGAAGCATTCTCCTCTACGACTATCGCAACTACCATAAAGCGCCGTTCTCGACGTTCGACCTCGTCAAAGCCAGAGGGCCCGCCGATCCAGAAATGGCCTTTAGGGGATGGACGAAGCTGGAGTTCTCCAACGACGGGAAGCACATCCTTCTTGGGTCGCGAGGCAACGGCCATTTCCTGCTGGACTCGTTTGACGGCAGCCTCAAAGCCTTCCTCAGGAAGCCGAACGGTGGTACAAGACGGCTTGCCGCCGGCGAGAACGACGGCGGACACGTGGAAAGCAGCGGCGAGTGCTGCTTCACCCCTGACGGTCGCTATGTCTTGAGCGGTGGAAAATCAGACTTGTTGGTCTGGGACACGCTCATGACACCAGACTCGAAGCAAGTCTTGGAGCCGGCGCATAttttggaagagaagagagaggcaGCCGTGGTGGCGTACAACCCGCGGTACAACATGATTGCGACGGCAGACCAGGAGCTGCTGTTTTGGCTTCCAGACCCCCCCAATTCGTAG
- the OAC1 gene encoding Mitochondrial oxaloacetate carrier protein (COG:C; BUSCO:EOG09263OCO; EggNog:ENOG503NV90) encodes MSTTAGAFIAGGIAACGAVTATHPFETVKIRMQLQGELQTKGHQPHHYRGPLHGVSVIVRNEGIRGIYRGIGCAYIYQVLLNGCRLGFYEPMRAGLAKLMLNDAAKQNLGINMFCGAASGIMGAAAGSPFFLVKTRLQSFSPFLPVGTQHRYRNALDGLSQIFRAEGVRGLYRGVGAAMIRTGFGSSVQLPTYFFAKRRLQKHFGMEEGAPLHLASSTASGFVVCVVMHPPDTIMSRLYNQNGNLYKGVFDCLAKTIKTEGFFAIYKGVFPHLARILPHTILTLSLAEQTNKLMKKLEERILSPPETQSI; translated from the exons ATGTCGACAACAGCTGG CGCCTTCATAGCAGGCGGAATCGCCGCCTGCGGAGCCGTAACggccacccaccccttcgAAACAGTCAAGATCCGCATGCAGCTCCAGGGCGAGCTACAGACCAAAggccaccaacctcaccactACCGCGGCCCCCTCCACGGCGTCTCTGTCATTGTCCGAAACGAAGGCATCCGGGGCATCTACCGCGGCATCGGGTGCGCCTACATCTACCAggtcctcctcaacggctGCCGGCTAGGCTTCTACGAGCCCATGCGCGCCGGGCTGGCGAAGCTGATGCTCAACGACGCGGCCAAACAGAACCTGGGCATCAACATGTTTTGCGGCGCGGCGTCTGGCATCATGGGCGCCGCGGCGGGGAGCCCGTTCTTTCTGGTCAAGACGAGGCTGCAGAGCTTCTCGCCTTTTTTGCCGGTGGGGACGCAGCATCGGTACAGGAATGCGCTGGATGGGTTGAGCCAGATTTTcagggcggagggggtgagggggttgtataGGGGTGTTGGGGCGGCGATGATCAGGACGGGGTTTGGGAGCTCGGTGCAGCTGCCTACGTACTTTTTCGCAAAGAGGAGGTTGCAGAAGCACtttgggatggaggagggggcgccGCTGCATTTGGCGAGCAGTACGGCTAGTGGGTTTGTGGTTTGTGTTGTTATGCATCCTCCTG ACACAATCATGTCCCGCCTCTACAACCAGAATGGCAACCTCTACAAGGGCGTCTTTGACTGCCTGGCCAAGACGATCAAGACGGAGGGCTTCTTCGCCATCTACAAGGGCGTGTTCCCACATCTGGCCAGGATCCTGCCGCACACCATCCTGACGCTCAGCTTGGCCGAGCAGACCAACAagttgatgaagaagctcgaggagagGATCCTCTCGCCACCAGAAACACAATCGATTTAG